In one window of Methanoculleus chikugoensis DNA:
- a CDS encoding SLC13 family permease translates to MSKVAVIVASLLVFFAILAIPIDPTVLAPEARSVAAVTVLMILFWVTGVIPLEATALLPLVLFPALGVLSPVKVAESYGNEVIFLFLGGFIIAMSMQRWGLHRRIALHIIRFVGTSPRRLVLGFMVATAFLSMWISNTATAMMMIPIAVAIILTILPGTDRTLQGLDEEQRALAGCLIISIPYAASIGGIATIIGTPPNGIFISQLATIFPDAPTIDFFTWMKFGVPFAAVFLLIAWIWLTQVPYRRMVTTLPSAKGIIREELAKLGSISIGERWTLIVFTLTALAWIFAQTKEIGGFIVPGLDMLVPGIKDSTIAIFGALLLFVLPVDMKKGIFTMDWEWAVKIPWGILLLFGGGIALSNGFIQSGLAAAIVNGLTLIHGLPIVLLVFVVALGVSLATEVSSNTAIAAVMMPIMAVTAVSVGISPIILMLTAAVCASMAFMFPVATPPNAVAYGSGYITAKDLLRSGWGLTFIGVVLWTFFLFTVVLWAIGIPLDLPAWAL, encoded by the coding sequence ATGAGTAAGGTCGCCGTAATCGTTGCATCGTTACTTGTTTTCTTTGCGATCCTGGCGATCCCTATCGATCCCACCGTCCTTGCGCCCGAGGCCAGGTCCGTTGCGGCAGTCACCGTCCTTATGATCCTCTTCTGGGTCACGGGCGTCATCCCCCTCGAAGCGACCGCCCTGCTTCCGCTGGTTCTCTTCCCTGCGCTCGGGGTTCTCTCGCCGGTGAAGGTGGCGGAATCGTACGGCAACGAGGTGATCTTTCTCTTCCTCGGGGGGTTCATCATCGCGATGTCGATGCAGCGATGGGGCCTGCACCGGCGTATCGCCCTGCATATCATCCGGTTCGTCGGTACGAGCCCGAGACGCCTGGTGCTCGGGTTCATGGTCGCCACCGCGTTTCTCTCGATGTGGATCTCAAACACCGCCACGGCGATGATGATGATCCCGATCGCGGTCGCGATCATCCTGACGATCCTTCCGGGGACCGACCGGACGCTTCAGGGCCTCGATGAAGAACAGCGGGCACTTGCCGGATGCCTGATCATCTCCATCCCCTATGCCGCGAGCATCGGGGGAATCGCCACGATCATCGGTACGCCCCCGAACGGGATCTTCATCTCCCAGCTCGCAACGATCTTTCCTGACGCACCCACCATCGACTTCTTCACCTGGATGAAGTTCGGTGTTCCGTTCGCCGCTGTATTCCTCCTCATTGCCTGGATATGGCTCACACAGGTCCCCTACCGCCGGATGGTGACGACCCTCCCGAGCGCGAAGGGGATCATCCGGGAAGAACTTGCGAAACTCGGTTCGATCTCGATCGGGGAGCGGTGGACGCTCATCGTCTTCACCCTGACTGCTCTTGCCTGGATATTTGCTCAGACAAAAGAGATCGGCGGGTTCATCGTCCCGGGTCTCGATATGCTCGTTCCCGGGATCAAAGACTCGACCATCGCGATCTTCGGGGCGCTTCTCCTCTTCGTCCTCCCGGTCGACATGAAGAAGGGTATCTTCACGATGGACTGGGAGTGGGCGGTGAAGATCCCCTGGGGCATCCTGCTCCTCTTCGGCGGCGGCATCGCCCTCTCGAACGGGTTCATTCAGAGCGGGCTTGCCGCGGCGATCGTCAACGGCCTCACCCTCATCCACGGGCTCCCGATCGTTCTCCTGGTCTTTGTGGTGGCTCTGGGTGTCTCGCTTGCGACGGAAGTCTCCTCGAACACCGCCATTGCCGCCGTCATGATGCCGATCATGGCGGTTACGGCCGTCAGCGTGGGGATCAGCCCGATCATCCTGATGCTGACCGCGGCGGTCTGTGCATCGATGGCGTTCATGTTCCCGGTCGCCACGCCGCCGAACGCCGTCGCCTACGGGAGCGGTTACATCACTGCAAAAGACCTCCTCCGGTCCGGCTGGGGGCTTACTTTCATCGGGGTCGTGCTCTGGACGTTCTTCCTCTTCACCGTTGTCCTCTGGGCGATCGGGATCCCCCTGGATCTCCCGGCCTGGGCGCTCTGA
- a CDS encoding HEAT repeat domain-containing protein, translated as MDVMDRTTALIGILRAGSSADRMTAAAELAALGPAALPPLLSALDDPDPRLRMWAAYTLGMIGDTGAVPALMEALEDADPAVAKWAAAALRRIRDAAGGCGCRFC; from the coding sequence ATGGACGTGATGGACAGAACGACTGCGCTGATCGGTATCCTCCGCGCCGGCAGCAGTGCCGACCGGATGACGGCTGCGGCGGAGCTCGCCGCACTCGGCCCGGCTGCCCTTCCGCCGCTTCTTTCTGCGCTCGACGATCCCGATCCCCGCCTCCGGATGTGGGCGGCCTACACCCTCGGGATGATCGGGGATACCGGAGCGGTTCCGGCGTTGATGGAGGCGCTCGAGGACGCCGATCCCGCCGTCGCAAAATGGGCGGCAGCCGCCCTCCGCCGGATCCGGGACGCGGCCGGCGGTTGCGGCTGCCGGTTCTGCTGA
- a CDS encoding LemA family protein, producing MVTTLDIISIVLIVVVVLVVIGVAAAAIGIYNRFFSLKNSAEATVGQVKVAMKKRLDMIEQLLGAVKSYATFEKETLTGVTEMRARIGSAGPGDLNDLERESRSVLGRLLAVAENYPDLKTSQTVQNLMGAIQGVEDEIARHRYTYNNIAQQYNTMTDTIPSNLIAGVMGFKKLEYLEFGEEIERVPTIAF from the coding sequence CTGGTGACAACGTTGGACATAATCTCCATTGTCCTTATCGTCGTCGTGGTGCTGGTCGTCATCGGCGTCGCGGCGGCAGCAATCGGTATCTACAACCGGTTCTTCTCCCTCAAAAACTCCGCCGAAGCGACGGTCGGGCAGGTGAAGGTCGCGATGAAGAAGCGGCTGGACATGATCGAGCAGCTCCTCGGCGCGGTGAAGAGTTACGCGACCTTCGAGAAGGAGACCCTGACCGGGGTGACCGAGATGCGGGCGCGCATCGGTAGCGCCGGCCCGGGCGACCTGAACGACCTCGAGCGCGAGTCCCGGTCGGTTCTCGGGCGGCTGCTCGCGGTCGCGGAGAACTACCCCGATCTCAAGACCTCCCAGACGGTGCAGAACCTGATGGGCGCGATCCAGGGTGTCGAGGACGAGATCGCCCGGCACCGCTACACCTACAACAACATCGCCCAGCAGTACAATACCATGACCGACACGATCCCCTCGAACCTGATCGCCGGCGTCATGGGTTTTAAGAAGCTCGAGTACCTGGAGTTCGGCGAGGAGATCGAGCGGGTCCCGACGATAGCGTTCTGA
- a CDS encoding DUF3821 domain-containing protein: MGPEWIRRRGPVILLAVCLLALSAGQAGARGPAINDIQPYDTIFVYEEGLDLSQLRDPATNNSVTELRKYQNDDPNRGAERSIPVTDDTNFDVQDIYLDEDYGTYYAFNPTDGATAQVMIREPRLFLDVVLANPYHNEPLEGLTVSPNTRIAFRVSAPDVGAFYEAGGVYPATIDIVLTTPGGAETTRIGGVNLAGLNVSSTRFYTDDPARPGAVRLGDIGRPGTYSVRAVWRTPSGFDAYAPDSKPVTFTVANRVGVDTTATPIPTATVTATPTATPTTAPPTTVPTTAPTEAPTPTATTEPATPTPTAAPLPAALAVAAVGFALALAGRRR, translated from the coding sequence ATGGGACCAGAGTGGATCCGCAGGCGAGGCCCCGTCATCCTCCTCGCCGTCTGTCTCCTTGCCCTCTCTGCAGGGCAGGCCGGAGCCCGCGGCCCGGCGATCAACGATATCCAGCCCTACGACACCATCTTCGTCTACGAAGAGGGGCTCGACCTCTCCCAGCTCCGCGACCCGGCCACGAACAACAGCGTCACGGAACTGCGGAAGTACCAGAACGACGACCCCAACCGGGGGGCCGAAAGAAGCATCCCGGTCACTGACGACACGAACTTCGACGTGCAGGACATCTACCTGGATGAGGACTACGGGACATACTACGCCTTCAACCCCACGGACGGGGCGACGGCGCAGGTCATGATCCGCGAACCGAGGCTCTTCCTCGATGTGGTGCTCGCGAACCCCTACCACAACGAGCCCCTGGAAGGGCTGACCGTCTCCCCGAACACCCGGATAGCCTTCAGGGTATCCGCCCCCGACGTCGGGGCGTTCTACGAGGCGGGCGGCGTCTACCCGGCGACGATCGATATCGTGCTCACCACACCGGGCGGTGCGGAGACGACGAGGATCGGGGGGGTCAACCTGGCCGGGCTGAACGTCAGTTCGACCCGGTTCTACACCGACGACCCCGCGAGACCGGGCGCAGTCCGGCTCGGCGACATCGGTAGGCCGGGAACCTACTCCGTCCGGGCCGTATGGAGGACGCCTTCGGGGTTCGACGCCTACGCTCCCGACTCCAAGCCGGTGACGTTCACGGTAGCAAACCGTGTCGGAGTGGATACGACCGCAACGCCGATACCCACCGCGACCGTGACGGCCACGCCGACGGCAACTCCGACGACCGCACCCCCGACGACGGTTCCCACGACCGCACCGACAGAGGCCCCAACACCCACCGCGACGACGGAACCGGCAACCCCGACACCGACCGCAGCGCCGCTCCCGGCCGCCCTGGCCGTAGCAGCGGTCGGATTCGCCCTGGCGCTCGCCGGCAGGCGGCGGTAA
- a CDS encoding putative hemolysin, translated as MTGSNPNYMVIVLVLFGAIVACGCIAAGGDETATDRVSGNGTVTYIDLEGGFYGIVADDGEHYLPTDLPAEYRQDGLRVVFVVDIMNETATIQQWGTPVEVVEIAAGDTRRTVLANATVTYIDLEGGFYGLVTDDGRNYLPGNLPAEYRQDGLSVQFSADVQDDAAGIQMWGTPVEIRSIEVIEGVLLVSGNATVTYIDLEGGFYGLVADDGNYLPLNLNESWQVDGTNVTFVARVLENTMTVQQWGTPVEIIAIDTAGNATYVATTGTVTYIDLEGGFYGIVADDGERYLPLDLDERYRVDGMRLTFAGEVSRDAMTIQQWGTPVEILAVPWACSACGETAGIANPAAVWCIEQGHAYEIRKNPDGSEYGVCIFANGTVVDEWDYYRQTH; from the coding sequence ATGACGGGATCCAATCCGAACTATATGGTCATCGTCCTCGTTCTCTTCGGGGCCATCGTCGCCTGCGGCTGCATCGCCGCCGGGGGAGATGAGACGGCGACCGACCGCGTCTCCGGGAACGGAACGGTCACCTACATCGATCTTGAAGGCGGTTTCTACGGTATCGTCGCCGATGACGGCGAGCACTACCTCCCCACCGACCTCCCGGCGGAGTACCGGCAGGACGGTCTTCGCGTCGTGTTCGTCGTTGATATCATGAACGAGACGGCAACCATCCAGCAGTGGGGGACGCCGGTCGAGGTTGTCGAGATCGCGGCGGGCGACACCCGGCGGACGGTCCTAGCGAACGCCACGGTCACCTACATCGATCTCGAAGGCGGGTTCTACGGCCTCGTCACCGATGACGGCAGGAACTACCTGCCCGGAAACCTCCCGGCGGAGTACCGGCAGGACGGTCTTTCGGTGCAGTTCAGCGCCGACGTGCAGGACGATGCAGCGGGAATCCAGATGTGGGGAACCCCTGTGGAGATCCGGTCGATCGAGGTGATTGAAGGCGTCCTGCTCGTTTCGGGGAACGCCACGGTCACTTACATCGATCTTGAAGGCGGGTTTTACGGCCTCGTCGCCGACGACGGCAACTACCTCCCGCTCAACCTGAACGAGTCCTGGCAGGTCGACGGCACGAACGTGACGTTCGTTGCCCGGGTGCTGGAGAACACCATGACCGTCCAGCAGTGGGGAACCCCCGTCGAGATCATCGCCATCGATACGGCAGGGAACGCGACCTACGTCGCAACGACCGGGACGGTCACTTACATCGATCTCGAGGGCGGGTTCTACGGGATCGTCGCCGACGACGGGGAGCGCTACCTCCCGCTCGACCTCGACGAGCGCTACCGGGTCGACGGTATGCGGCTCACCTTTGCCGGTGAAGTCTCCCGCGACGCCATGACCATCCAGCAGTGGGGCACCCCGGTCGAGATCCTCGCCGTCCCCTGGGCCTGCTCTGCATGCGGCGAAACTGCCGGGATCGCGAACCCGGCCGCGGTCTGGTGCATCGAGCAGGGCCACGCCTACGAGATCCGGAAGAATCCCGACGGCAGCGAGTATGGCGTCTGCATCTTTGCAAACGGGACCGTAGTCGATGAGTGGGACTACTACCGACAGACCCACTGA
- a CDS encoding DUF2207 domain-containing protein, which yields MRITERQQILTLLAVTLVIGVLAAVGANALPALFRGDLEVGHYDAVFYENGTLVERYTYDVRAAGEYRMLFRYWDAPLVFSAIDRPHIEFVGMIAPPGTIGYVKDDRGEVRIAAGISTSSDISTIRGLAFDNEVGLYNPGYFAPGTYTVEYRYQVRPPIEYDEEWAHLNLKLVDEHVPYRSLRVTLPFAGQIEEVYTHPPTLEVERTAESVIITGAAPQDDALNIEMILDPAFMEEIDGFPEYVPDVRQQTADAHRWPSFLYAAANVLYTLATVLVLAMPFILLGVYLRYGREKQFTVPEYLSFTPNTALKPWQVNLLFKGDALEFDENGFYATILDLHRQKKIVVTEKPDGKGVTVRIVSGESTDPYEQRVLNFLGNIADDHVVDTADLEEFARTARRSPGYQHRIEQYQQSLAGLTRDVDTSLAHRYIKDGRTMILPLVFLGAIPCGLSILAFILAPGAAYLLIPASVLSFIAAVQVGIAALFPSTLFGFWKGDHYKEKLEWDAFSYFLSDLALIRQYSPADLSMWGEWLVYGTALGLGDKVEQAMKNLHIDLPDVGVPLYSNMPVIFAPIVLYSPPSSGGGSGGFGGGGSFGGGGGFGGGGVGGR from the coding sequence ATGCGGATAACTGAGCGGCAGCAGATACTCACCCTTCTCGCCGTCACCCTGGTCATCGGGGTGCTGGCGGCCGTCGGAGCGAACGCGCTCCCCGCCCTCTTCCGGGGAGACCTGGAGGTTGGGCACTACGACGCGGTCTTTTACGAGAACGGAACCCTGGTCGAACGCTACACCTACGACGTCCGCGCCGCAGGCGAGTACCGGATGCTCTTCCGCTACTGGGACGCGCCGCTCGTCTTCTCCGCAATCGACCGGCCGCATATCGAGTTCGTCGGGATGATTGCCCCGCCCGGAACCATCGGCTACGTGAAAGATGACCGGGGCGAGGTGCGGATTGCCGCCGGAATCTCGACCTCCTCGGACATCTCGACGATCCGGGGTCTTGCATTCGATAATGAGGTTGGCCTCTACAACCCCGGCTACTTCGCCCCGGGCACCTATACGGTGGAGTACCGCTACCAGGTCCGGCCGCCGATCGAGTACGACGAGGAATGGGCGCACCTGAACCTGAAACTCGTGGACGAGCACGTCCCCTACCGCAGCCTCCGGGTCACGCTGCCGTTCGCCGGGCAGATCGAGGAGGTCTACACGCATCCTCCGACCCTTGAGGTCGAGCGGACGGCGGAGTCCGTCATCATCACGGGGGCCGCCCCGCAGGACGACGCGCTGAACATCGAGATGATCCTCGACCCCGCGTTCATGGAAGAGATCGACGGATTCCCCGAGTACGTCCCGGACGTGCGGCAGCAGACGGCCGACGCCCACCGCTGGCCCTCGTTCCTCTATGCGGCGGCGAACGTCCTCTACACCCTTGCGACCGTCCTCGTCCTCGCGATGCCGTTCATTCTTCTTGGCGTCTACCTCCGCTACGGCAGGGAGAAGCAGTTTACCGTGCCGGAGTACCTGAGTTTCACGCCGAACACCGCGCTCAAGCCCTGGCAGGTGAACCTCCTCTTCAAGGGCGACGCACTTGAGTTCGACGAGAACGGGTTCTACGCGACGATCCTCGACCTCCACCGGCAGAAGAAGATCGTGGTGACCGAGAAACCGGACGGCAAAGGCGTCACGGTCCGGATCGTCTCGGGGGAGTCGACCGATCCTTACGAGCAGCGGGTGCTCAACTTCCTCGGCAACATCGCCGACGATCACGTTGTGGACACCGCCGATCTCGAGGAGTTTGCCCGGACCGCCCGGCGGAGCCCCGGCTACCAGCACCGGATCGAGCAGTACCAGCAGTCGCTTGCCGGCCTGACCCGGGATGTGGACACCTCGCTCGCCCACCGGTATATCAAGGACGGCCGGACGATGATCCTCCCGCTCGTCTTCCTCGGCGCCATCCCGTGCGGGCTATCCATCCTCGCGTTCATCCTCGCGCCGGGAGCGGCCTATCTCCTGATTCCGGCAAGCGTCCTCTCCTTCATCGCCGCGGTCCAGGTCGGGATCGCAGCTCTCTTCCCCTCGACGCTGTTTGGGTTCTGGAAGGGCGACCACTACAAGGAGAAACTCGAGTGGGACGCGTTCTCCTACTTCCTCTCGGATCTCGCGCTGATCCGGCAATATTCTCCCGCCGACCTCTCGATGTGGGGAGAGTGGCTGGTCTACGGGACGGCGCTCGGCCTCGGCGATAAGGTGGAGCAGGCGATGAAGAACCTGCATATCGACCTCCCGGACGTCGGGGTGCCGCTCTACTCGAACATGCCGGTGATATTTGCCCCGATCGTCCTCTACTCCCCGCCGTCGAGCGGCGGCGGCAGCGGCGGGTTCGGTGGCGGCGGGTCGTTCGGCGGTGGCGGCGGCTTTGGGGGCGGCGGCGTCGGGGGACGCTGA
- a CDS encoding PAS domain S-box protein, with product MDPTTDALSLLLRALKEHPRGMSVSDLAAAVGINRNTVSRYLDVLLVSGQAEMETYGKAKVFYLSQRVPIAAMLNFSSDLVLVLDRDRRIVQANDAVCSFAGRERDAIIGNSIETSPLAAFDHPLIRSRITDALGGREVTEELRFLRHDQELFFRIKFLPTVFNDGAPGVTIILEDITEGRRAEEALRESELLFRSLVENISDLILNVDEACTFTYVSPKSREFLGYAPEEMLRKTPCDFMPPEKAEPVREQFAALLDDPRPRVLFEWTMLHRDGSPVVLEVSATPVYDVIGDFTGYRMVCRDVTERARAAKRVAQWKSFLYSVVNNIPSMVFVREVEGNTFVFSNKAAETFLGMTQEEMVGKRAAEIFPPEMAAFFADGDRELVERAAALEKEIRIPGGRMLSAKKIPIFSSKGMLKYMLGIAEDVTDRAAAEIHLIAERDRAQGYLEAAGVVIAVIRADGTIDLVNRKASEVLGYSEGDLAGKNWFATVVPERLRKRLAQNFSRLVAGGAEPPPFEESPVVTRDGRERPILWHNALLRDADGNVVAMVSSGEEIAE from the coding sequence ATGGATCCCACTACCGACGCACTCTCTCTCCTGCTCCGAGCCCTGAAAGAGCATCCGCGTGGCATGTCGGTCTCCGATCTTGCCGCTGCCGTCGGGATCAACCGGAACACCGTCTCCCGGTACCTCGATGTCCTCCTGGTATCGGGCCAGGCGGAGATGGAGACCTACGGGAAGGCCAAGGTCTTCTACCTCTCGCAGAGGGTTCCCATTGCCGCCATGCTCAACTTCTCGTCGGATCTCGTGCTGGTACTCGACCGGGACCGCCGGATCGTCCAGGCAAACGACGCCGTCTGTTCGTTTGCAGGGAGGGAGCGGGACGCTATCATCGGGAACTCCATCGAGACTTCGCCGCTCGCCGCGTTCGACCACCCGCTGATACGGAGCCGGATCACCGACGCCCTGGGCGGCCGCGAGGTCACCGAGGAACTCCGGTTCCTGCGGCACGACCAGGAACTCTTCTTCCGGATCAAGTTCCTCCCCACCGTCTTCAATGACGGAGCGCCGGGCGTCACCATCATCCTCGAGGACATCACCGAGGGGCGCCGGGCCGAAGAGGCCCTGCGCGAGAGCGAGCTCCTTTTCAGAAGCCTCGTCGAGAACATCAGCGACCTGATCCTGAACGTCGACGAAGCCTGCACGTTCACCTACGTCAGCCCGAAAAGCCGGGAGTTCCTCGGCTACGCACCCGAAGAGATGCTCCGAAAAACCCCGTGCGACTTCATGCCCCCGGAGAAGGCGGAGCCGGTCAGGGAGCAGTTTGCCGCGCTCCTCGACGATCCGAGACCGCGAGTCCTCTTTGAATGGACGATGCTCCACCGGGACGGGAGCCCCGTCGTCCTCGAGGTGAGCGCAACACCGGTCTACGACGTTATCGGCGACTTCACCGGCTACCGGATGGTCTGCCGCGACGTCACCGAACGGGCGCGTGCCGCAAAACGGGTGGCCCAGTGGAAGTCGTTCCTCTACTCGGTGGTCAACAACATCCCGAGCATGGTCTTTGTCCGGGAAGTGGAGGGGAACACGTTCGTCTTCTCGAACAAGGCCGCCGAGACGTTCCTCGGGATGACGCAGGAGGAGATGGTGGGAAAACGGGCCGCGGAGATCTTCCCGCCGGAGATGGCGGCCTTCTTCGCCGACGGCGACCGGGAGCTCGTGGAACGGGCGGCCGCCCTGGAGAAGGAGATCCGGATCCCGGGCGGCCGGATGCTCTCCGCGAAGAAGATCCCGATCTTCAGTTCAAAGGGCATGCTGAAGTACATGCTCGGGATCGCCGAGGACGTCACCGATCGCGCCGCCGCGGAGATTCACCTGATCGCCGAGCGCGACCGTGCGCAGGGATACCTGGAGGCGGCGGGCGTGGTGATCGCGGTGATCCGGGCCGACGGCACCATCGATCTCGTCAACCGGAAGGCGAGCGAGGTCCTGGGATACTCCGAGGGAGATCTCGCAGGAAAGAACTGGTTTGCAACGGTCGTCCCCGAACGGCTGCGGAAGCGGCTCGCGCAGAACTTCAGCCGTCTCGTGGCCGGCGGTGCCGAGCCTCCGCCGTTCGAGGAGAGTCCGGTCGTCACGCGGGACGGGCGGGAGCGGCCGATCCTCTGGCACAACGCCCTTCTGCGGGACGCAGACGGCAACGTCGTGGCGATGGTGAGCTCCGGCGAGGAGATCGCGGAGTAG